One Candidatus Methylomirabilota bacterium genomic region harbors:
- a CDS encoding threonine synthase — MALVKGLKCRECGRPYPADPLHVCEYCFGPLEVDYDYDALRGRLTRKAIEAGPPSIWRYQALLPIEGEPVVGRHCGMTPLVKANNLARALGMREVYIKNDTVNHPTFSFKDRVVAVAVTKAVEFNFKVVACASTGNLANSVAAHAAEGGLPSFVFVPADLEQGKVLGTLIYNPKLVAVDGNYDEVNRLCSEIADKYGWAFVNINIRPYYAEGSKTFGYEVAEQLGWRAPHHIVVPAAGGSLVTKILKGLKEFDRLGLLDGGCHTRMHVAQAEGCGPIVTAIKANSEIIRPVKPKTIAKSLAIGNPADGYYAYKAVKESGGHGEHATDEEIVDAMKLLASTEGIFAETAGGVTVAAAKRLIEQGRIPPDESLVLCITGNGLKTQEAVASSLKVRFHIKPTLRSFDEAMASHDIDVTPKSGN; from the coding sequence ATGGCGCTGGTGAAGGGATTGAAGTGCAGGGAGTGTGGCAGACCATACCCTGCTGATCCCCTGCATGTCTGTGAGTACTGTTTCGGGCCTCTTGAGGTCGATTACGATTACGACGCGCTTCGAGGCCGCCTGACCAGAAAAGCGATCGAGGCCGGACCGCCCAGCATTTGGCGATATCAGGCGCTGCTGCCGATCGAAGGAGAGCCGGTTGTCGGGAGGCACTGCGGGATGACGCCGCTCGTGAAGGCCAACAACCTGGCGCGCGCGTTGGGGATGCGGGAAGTCTATATCAAGAACGATACCGTGAACCATCCCACCTTTTCATTTAAGGATCGGGTCGTGGCGGTGGCGGTCACGAAGGCTGTAGAGTTTAACTTTAAGGTGGTGGCCTGCGCCTCCACCGGCAACCTGGCGAACTCAGTGGCGGCCCATGCCGCCGAAGGGGGGCTTCCAAGCTTTGTCTTTGTGCCGGCCGACCTGGAGCAGGGCAAGGTGTTGGGTACCCTGATCTACAATCCGAAGCTGGTAGCCGTGGATGGCAACTACGATGAAGTCAACCGGCTCTGCAGCGAGATCGCCGACAAATATGGGTGGGCATTTGTGAATATCAATATCCGGCCGTACTACGCTGAGGGCTCGAAGACCTTCGGGTACGAGGTTGCGGAACAACTTGGCTGGCGCGCCCCCCATCACATCGTTGTGCCGGCCGCGGGAGGTTCGCTGGTTACGAAGATCCTGAAGGGGCTCAAGGAGTTCGATCGACTCGGCCTCCTGGATGGCGGCTGCCACACGCGGATGCATGTGGCGCAGGCTGAAGGGTGCGGCCCCATTGTTACCGCCATCAAAGCGAACAGCGAGATCATCAGGCCGGTCAAACCGAAGACCATTGCCAAGTCGCTCGCCATCGGCAACCCGGCGGACGGCTACTATGCCTACAAGGCCGTAAAGGAAAGCGGTGGTCATGGGGAGCATGCTACGGACGAAGAGATTGTGGACGCGATGAAGCTGTTGGCGAGCACTGAAGGGATCTTTGCCGAGACGGCTGGCGGGGTGACGGTAGCGGCAGCCAAGCGACTGATCGAGCAGGGGCGGATTCCCCCGGACGAAAGCCTGGTGCTCTGCATTACCGGTAACGGACTGAAGACCCAGGAGGCAGTCGCCTCATCATTGAAGGTTCGGTTTCACATTAAGCCGACCCTTCGATCATTCGACGAGGCGATGGCTTCTCATGACATTGACGTGACGCCGAAAAGTGGGAATTGA
- a CDS encoding FTR1 family protein has translation MIAGMLITFREGLEAFLIVGILLGYLRKAGHSVCSRYVWAGTIVGVLASIGLAWGFQVLAMEFEGQRAAWFEAIASGFAVPILSYMVLYMQRHARGLKTQAEAKAALAVTTGQVVALASLAFITVLREGLETAIFLTALMTRVSSGGLMPGAFLGLAASAVIAYAIFASTLQLDLRRFFIVTSVLLIFIAAGLCAHIFMALHEVGFHLLGMTAWSTKSILDSESLVGRLLHAFIGYHDEPTMMEVLAYFGYLGIMGWAFMRAVKASAPPKPAACDDPRSCIAIRQEDNHELI, from the coding sequence ATGATCGCCGGAATGCTTATTACCTTCCGAGAGGGGCTTGAGGCTTTCCTGATTGTCGGAATCCTCCTGGGTTACCTGCGGAAGGCCGGCCACTCCGTCTGCAGCCGATACGTCTGGGCCGGGACGATCGTGGGTGTGCTGGCGAGCATCGGACTGGCCTGGGGCTTTCAGGTACTCGCGATGGAGTTCGAGGGCCAACGGGCTGCTTGGTTTGAGGCAATAGCGTCCGGCTTCGCCGTACCGATCCTCAGTTACATGGTGCTCTATATGCAGCGCCACGCCCGCGGCCTGAAGACGCAAGCAGAAGCGAAGGCCGCGCTGGCGGTCACCACGGGTCAGGTGGTGGCGCTCGCCAGCCTTGCCTTCATCACTGTCCTGCGTGAGGGGCTGGAAACCGCTATATTTCTGACCGCCCTTATGACTCGAGTGTCAAGCGGGGGGCTGATGCCGGGCGCGTTCCTGGGCTTGGCGGCGTCGGCGGTGATCGCCTACGCGATCTTTGCTTCAACGCTCCAACTCGACCTTCGACGCTTCTTCATTGTGACCAGCGTTCTGCTTATTTTCATCGCGGCGGGCCTGTGCGCCCATATTTTCATGGCCTTACACGAGGTCGGTTTTCATCTCCTGGGGATGACCGCCTGGAGCACTAAATCGATCCTGGACAGCGAGAGCCTCGTGGGGCGCCTCCTTCACGCCTTCATCGGGTATCACGATGAGCCGACCATGATGGAGGTGCTGGCCTACTTCGGATATCTCGGAATTATGGGCTGGGCCTTCATGCGAGCGGTGAAAGCGTCGGCGCCCCCCAAGCCGGCCGCATGCGATGATCCCAGGTCGTGTATAGCCATCCGCCAAGAGGATAACCACGAGCTTATCTGA
- a CDS encoding FMN-binding protein, producing the protein MLGRSASFALRRCLCYKEAMLSRRCFLTTLLTPALLALRPDLLNAQEGVFLSEEEAPRAVFPEATHFEKKVIPSTEALREKMKALLGRTRPSIWEDAYVTYLARRNDERLGFAVITEEIGKHRPITFIVGIKPDGKVKDVALMTYREAYGGEVRDRRFMRQYHEKDLTAPLLPYRDIVNIAGATLSVQSIGRGVRKVLALAQLVLLNGSHRP; encoded by the coding sequence ATGCTTGGGAGAAGCGCCTCCTTTGCCCTCCGCCGCTGCTTGTGCTATAAGGAAGCGATGCTTTCCAGACGGTGCTTTCTGACCACGCTGCTTACGCCGGCCCTTCTGGCGCTGAGACCGGACCTACTGAATGCACAGGAGGGGGTCTTTCTTTCCGAAGAGGAAGCCCCCAGGGCGGTCTTCCCGGAGGCCACACACTTCGAAAAGAAGGTCATCCCGTCAACGGAAGCCCTGCGGGAAAAGATGAAGGCCCTCCTGGGTCGCACGCGACCATCCATCTGGGAGGATGCCTATGTCACCTACCTCGCGCGTCGAAACGACGAGCGCCTCGGCTTTGCCGTCATCACGGAGGAGATCGGCAAGCACCGCCCTATCACTTTTATTGTAGGCATCAAACCGGATGGAAAGGTCAAGGATGTCGCCCTGATGACCTATCGCGAGGCCTACGGCGGGGAGGTGCGGGACCGGCGTTTCATGCGCCAGTATCATGAGAAAGATCTCACTGCGCCTCTCTTGCCCTATCGAGATATCGTCAATATCGCTGGAGCTACCCTATCGGTCCAGTCGATCGGCCGAGGAGTTAGAAAGGTCCTGGCTCTGGCCCAACTGGTCCTCCTCAATGGGTCTCATCGGCCATGA
- a CDS encoding FAD:protein FMN transferase — protein sequence MGTLLEITLYHEPREAGKRVLARCFQEARRLEEIFSAHDDDSDLNRLNRHAGLGPVEINLELWSALTIALSLGRETDGAIDITIGPLIDLWSAAEEQGIMPSPALVAKALNRTGISSVQLLPDGRVELRRAGMRLDLGGVGKGYAVDRLSAILAQEGVTSAFINFGRSSLTAIGSPPEQKHWPVLLRSDDGAPIGLAYLKDQYLGVSGSFGHSFEIGRVRLSHLINPQDGSPLRHPSLGVAAARTATEAEVLAKAIIILDEAQGFAVVSRFPDTEGLLARSNGRQVSTPGFVETIRFEASVTTSREGIG from the coding sequence ATGGGAACGCTGCTGGAGATCACGCTGTATCATGAGCCACGGGAGGCGGGCAAGCGGGTGCTGGCGAGATGTTTTCAGGAGGCCCGGCGACTGGAGGAGATCTTCTCAGCCCATGATGACGACAGCGACCTTAACCGGCTTAACCGACATGCAGGTCTCGGACCCGTCGAGATTAACCTGGAGCTCTGGTCAGCCCTGACGATCGCGCTCTCCCTGGGCCGAGAAACCGACGGGGCAATAGATATCACCATCGGACCTCTCATCGACCTCTGGAGCGCGGCTGAAGAACAGGGTATTATGCCATCCCCCGCGTTGGTGGCGAAGGCCCTCAACCGGACAGGGATCTCCAGTGTCCAACTTCTTCCGGATGGAAGAGTAGAACTGAGACGCGCCGGGATGCGGCTGGATCTGGGTGGAGTCGGCAAGGGATACGCTGTAGACCGGCTGAGCGCGATTCTGGCGCAGGAGGGTGTTACGAGCGCATTTATCAACTTCGGACGGAGCAGCCTTACGGCGATAGGATCACCTCCTGAGCAGAAGCATTGGCCTGTCCTGCTCAGAAGTGACGATGGCGCGCCTATCGGTCTCGCGTATCTGAAGGATCAATACCTCGGCGTCTCCGGAAGCTTCGGTCACTCCTTTGAGATCGGAAGGGTCCGGTTGAGCCATCTGATCAATCCGCAGGACGGCTCCCCGCTCCGCCATCCCAGCCTGGGCGTGGCCGCGGCCCGGACTGCGACTGAGGCAGAAGTCCTTGCCAAGGCCATCATCATCCTCGATGAGGCACAAGGTTTTGCCGTCGTCAGCCGGTTCCCAGACACCGAAGGCTTATTGGCTCGCTCGAACGGAAGGCAGGTCAGCACCCCAGGATTCGTTGAAACGATCCGCTTCGAGGCCTCAGTAACGACTTCGAGGGAGGGCATCGGTTGA
- a CDS encoding transcriptional repressor, whose translation MQEKLLQFQRYLNRTGLKATRQRELIARAFFATTTHVSAEGLYRRVGGRHRRIGLVTVYRTLKLLKEAGLAHERQFGEGRALFEHASSEHHHDHIICTECGKITEFENYEIEALQEQIVRRLGFLIRYHKLELYGLCRDCSAGADRKPGTVSAMGSR comes from the coding sequence ATGCAAGAAAAACTTCTCCAGTTCCAGCGGTACCTTAATCGAACCGGGCTGAAGGCAACCCGCCAGCGCGAGTTGATCGCACGAGCCTTCTTCGCTACTACGACGCACGTTAGCGCCGAAGGTCTCTACCGTCGAGTGGGTGGTCGGCACCGGCGGATCGGTCTCGTCACCGTCTATCGGACGTTGAAGCTCCTGAAGGAGGCCGGGCTCGCGCATGAGCGACAGTTCGGCGAAGGGCGCGCCCTGTTCGAACACGCCTCCAGCGAGCACCACCACGATCACATTATCTGCACCGAGTGCGGCAAAATCACCGAGTTCGAGAATTACGAGATCGAAGCGTTGCAGGAACAGATCGTCCGCAGACTCGGTTTCCTCATTCGGTATCATAAATTAGAGCTGTACGGCCTCTGCCGTGACTGCAGCGCAGGCGCCGACAGAAAACCGGGCACAGTCTCAGCGATGGGGTCCCGCTGA
- a CDS encoding MoaD/ThiS family protein: protein MSVKVRIPTPLRGLTSGQGEVEGQGNSIHELIENLEQSYAGLRDRIYDDSGSVRRFINIYVNEEDIRFLQGISTPLKSGDLVSIVPAIAGGC from the coding sequence ATGAGTGTGAAGGTGCGCATCCCGACCCCGTTACGGGGTCTGACCAGCGGGCAAGGAGAGGTTGAGGGGCAGGGGAACTCTATTCATGAGTTGATTGAAAATCTGGAGCAGTCGTATGCCGGCTTGAGGGACCGAATCTACGATGACTCCGGCAGCGTCCGCCGCTTCATCAATATCTATGTGAATGAGGAAGATATCCGGTTTCTACAGGGGATCTCGACGCCGCTCAAGTCGGGTGATCTTGTGTCTATCGTTCCGGCCATCGCCGGTGGTTGCTGA
- a CDS encoding efflux RND transporter periplasmic adaptor subunit, protein MLRRWKRFRVAVLAAVVAIVGCGREGPSSTPAKGSAASTQGTQREEGARPAETAERRRAQATDGEPQDGARHDEEHEGSVARDEATVGIRLSRREQENLGLRTEVAQIRPIEDVRKLNGVVKPHPDRVAEVTSRVSGRVVNIHVPLGALVKRGDHLLDIQSVELERAELNLIQAENRLVLTNVNLERAKKLVERGIVAQKELLTLENQQREILNEIESLTRQLTLLGLPPEEIQRVRQERAVTTLRLPAPIGGTVVERNVVLGRQIEPNAALMKIADTSVMIVEGEVFEDTLSLLKLRQRVRVVLLAHPNEVFDGKISLIGPAVSQPKRTIPVWAEVTNRRGLLRQDLFAQVFVILGERRRSLTVPPRALINAEGAEFVFVERGGAYIRADLTIGARNDRFVEVLRGLSPGDRVVTDGNRELYAKWLAARGGGSVLPRETD, encoded by the coding sequence ATGCTGAGACGATGGAAGCGCTTCCGGGTGGCGGTGTTGGCAGCCGTCGTGGCGATAGTCGGATGCGGCCGCGAGGGGCCATCCTCCACGCCCGCTAAGGGAAGCGCGGCTTCCACCCAGGGAACACAGCGTGAGGAAGGAGCTAGGCCGGCCGAGACAGCCGAGCGGAGGCGTGCCCAAGCGACCGATGGCGAACCCCAAGACGGCGCTCGTCATGATGAGGAACACGAGGGATCAGTCGCCCGGGACGAGGCGACGGTGGGCATCCGGTTGAGCCGCCGGGAGCAGGAGAACCTCGGCCTGAGGACCGAGGTCGCGCAAATTCGACCGATCGAGGATGTCCGCAAGCTCAACGGGGTGGTCAAGCCTCATCCTGATCGCGTGGCCGAGGTGACCAGCCGCGTCTCTGGCAGGGTGGTGAATATCCACGTGCCGCTTGGTGCCCTGGTCAAAAGAGGGGACCACCTCCTGGACATTCAGAGCGTGGAGCTGGAGCGGGCAGAGTTGAACCTGATTCAGGCGGAAAACAGGCTGGTGCTGACGAATGTCAACCTCGAGCGCGCAAAGAAGCTCGTCGAACGCGGCATCGTAGCCCAGAAAGAGCTGCTGACCCTGGAGAACCAACAACGCGAAATCCTGAATGAGATCGAGAGCCTGACCCGGCAACTGACGCTCCTGGGGCTGCCTCCGGAGGAGATCCAGCGGGTTCGACAGGAACGTGCGGTGACGACGCTTCGCCTCCCAGCCCCCATCGGGGGCACGGTCGTGGAGCGGAACGTGGTGCTTGGCCGGCAGATCGAGCCGAACGCCGCGCTCATGAAGATCGCCGACACATCCGTCATGATCGTTGAGGGGGAGGTCTTTGAAGACACCCTTTCCTTGTTGAAGCTCAGGCAGAGGGTCCGGGTTGTCCTCTTGGCGCATCCCAATGAGGTATTCGATGGCAAGATCAGCCTGATCGGCCCGGCGGTAAGCCAGCCAAAGAGGACTATCCCCGTCTGGGCGGAGGTCACGAACCGCCGTGGTCTGCTGAGACAGGATCTCTTTGCCCAGGTCTTTGTCATCCTGGGTGAGCGGCGGAGGAGTCTGACCGTCCCGCCTCGGGCGCTGATCAACGCCGAGGGAGCGGAGTTCGTCTTCGTCGAACGGGGCGGCGCCTACATCCGAGCCGACCTGACCATAGGGGCGCGTAACGATCGCTTCGTGGAGGTCTTACGCGGCCTCTCTCCGGGCGATCGGGTCGTGACGGATGGCAACCGCGAGCTGTACGCCAAGTGGCTTGCGGCGAGAGGTGGCGGCTCAGTGCTCCCTCGTGAGACCGATTAA
- a CDS encoding TolC family protein: MYDRAKKFLIFALSCVISLHLLARPIHASEGALSLEEAVSQALDKSPELAVERHQIDVAKGDLAKARVYPLNPDLRLAPSYGSARPREVDTRVGTNGFEVAVSQTLQIKGQWGLRIQRAEADLDRTGWTVKDAQRRIRADVTSLFSDVLIGQERVQFFDEIVVLNRELFDISRQLFEAGSVPRLDMLRADVEWRRAQNDRMAEERVLAAARKELNLLIGRPSDFVPQALGPLRYAFDETDLPALKRIAVANRPDLSAAHARLQVIEQELAIARAERLFPELSASVGYSNDLGLDGRDQRVLFGVTVPLPLWNRRQGEVETALAERSRQAAAVTLVAARIDKEVAQAYERLVASRRIVEEFGKRIVPQQEENFRLLREGYEAGQFPLTEVLLGQREFVEGRLRYLEAVSQYNLSAVELERAVGTPLLKAGPTP, from the coding sequence ATGTATGATCGAGCCAAGAAATTTCTAATCTTTGCTCTTAGCTGTGTCATCTCTTTGCATCTTCTTGCCAGGCCGATACACGCCAGCGAAGGCGCGCTTTCCCTGGAAGAGGCAGTGTCCCAGGCCCTGGACAAGAGCCCGGAGCTTGCCGTTGAGCGGCACCAGATCGACGTGGCCAAAGGAGATCTGGCCAAAGCCCGGGTCTACCCCCTGAATCCGGACCTTCGGCTCGCGCCGTCCTACGGCTCCGCCAGGCCCAGGGAGGTCGATACGAGGGTGGGCACCAACGGGTTCGAAGTAGCCGTCTCCCAGACGCTGCAGATCAAAGGCCAGTGGGGCCTGCGCATACAAAGGGCAGAAGCCGACCTTGATCGCACCGGATGGACGGTCAAGGATGCCCAACGCCGCATCAGGGCCGATGTCACCAGTCTATTTAGCGACGTGTTGATCGGCCAGGAAAGGGTGCAGTTCTTCGACGAGATCGTGGTCCTGAACCGGGAGCTCTTCGATATCTCGCGACAACTGTTCGAGGCCGGATCGGTGCCCCGGTTGGACATGCTCCGCGCTGACGTGGAGTGGCGGCGGGCTCAAAACGACAGGATGGCCGAGGAGCGGGTCTTGGCGGCGGCGCGCAAGGAATTGAACCTCCTGATCGGGCGGCCATCTGATTTCGTCCCTCAGGCCTTGGGTCCACTGCGGTACGCCTTCGACGAGACAGACCTCCCGGCCCTCAAGCGTATTGCGGTTGCGAACCGGCCCGATCTGAGCGCAGCTCATGCGAGGCTGCAAGTGATCGAGCAAGAGTTGGCCATCGCGAGGGCAGAGCGATTGTTCCCTGAGCTTTCCGCGTCTGTTGGCTACAGCAATGACTTGGGACTTGATGGGCGGGACCAGCGGGTTCTCTTTGGCGTAACGGTGCCCCTTCCGTTATGGAATCGGAGGCAGGGGGAGGTCGAGACCGCCCTTGCTGAACGATCACGGCAAGCAGCCGCGGTGACCCTTGTGGCCGCCAGGATCGACAAAGAGGTCGCGCAGGCGTATGAGCGGCTTGTCGCCTCCCGGAGGATCGTCGAAGAGTTCGGCAAGCGGATCGTCCCCCAGCAGGAAGAGAACTTCCGTTTACTCCGCGAAGGCTACGAGGCTGGACAATTTCCGCTGACCGAGGTGCTCCTCGGCCAGCGGGAGTTCGTCGAGGGACGGCTCCGCTACCTGGAGGCGGTCTCGCAGTATAACCTCTCTGCGGTAGAGCTCGAGCGAGCGGTTGGCACGCCCCTCCTGAAGGCAGGGCCCACGCCATGA